In Canis lupus dingo isolate Sandy chromosome 1, ASM325472v2, whole genome shotgun sequence, a single genomic region encodes these proteins:
- the ATP4A gene encoding potassium-transporting ATPase alpha chain 1 isoform X2 yields the protein MYSVELGPGPGGDMAAKMSKKKAGKGGGKKKEKLENMKKEMEINDHQLSVAELEQKYQTSATKGLSASLAADLLLRDGPNALRPPRGTPEYVKFARQLAGGLQCLMWVAAAICLIAFAIQASEGDLTTDDNLYLALALIAVVVVTGCFGYYQEFKSTNIIASFKNLVPQQATVIRDGDKFQINADQLVVGDLVEMKGGDRVPADIRILQAQGCKVDNSSLTGESEPQTRSPECTHESPLETRNIAFFSTMCLEGTAQGLVVNTGDRTIIGRIASLASGVENEKTPIAIEIEHFVDIIAGLAILFGATFFVVAMCIGYTFLRAMVFFMAIVVAYVPEGLLATVTVCLSLTAKRLASKNCVVKNLEAVETLGSTSVICSDKTGTLTQNRMTVSHLWFDNHIHTADTTEDQSGQTFDQSSETWRALCRVLTLCNRAAFKSGQDAVPVPKRIVIGDASETALLKFSELTLGNAMGYRERFPKVCEIPFNSTNKFQLSIHTLEDPRDPRHVLVMKGAPERVLERCSSILIKGQELPLDEQWREAFQTAYLSLGGLGERVLGFCQLYLSEKDYPPGYAFDVEAMNFPTSGLCFAGLVSMIDPPRATVPDAVLKCRTAGIRVIMVTGDHPITAKAIAASVGIISEGSETVEDIAARLRVPVDQVNRKDARACVINGMQLKDMDPSELVEALRTHPEMVFARTSPQQKLVIVESCQRLGAIVAVTGDGVNDSPALKKADIGVAMGIAGSDAAKNAADMILLDDNFASIVTGVEQGRLIFDNLKKSIAYTLTKNIPELTPYLIYITVSVPLPLGCITILFIELCTDIFPSVSLAYEKAESDIMHLRPRNPKRDRLVNEPLAAYSYFQIGAIQSFAGFTDYFTAMAQEGWFPLLCVGLRPYWENHHLQDLQDSYGQEWTFGQRLYQQYTCYTVFFISIEMCQIADVLIRKTRRLSAFQQGFFRNRILVIAIVFQVCIGCFLCYCPGMPNIFNFMPIRYQWWLVPMPFGLLIFVYDEIRKLGVRCCPGSWWDQELYY from the exons CCTGAGGCCGCCGCGTGGTACCCCCGAGTATGTCAAGTTCGCCCGGCAGCTGGCAGGTGGTCTGCAGTGCCTCATGTGGGTGGCTGCTGCCATCTGCCTCATTGCCTTTGCCATCCAGGCCAGTGAGGGTGACCTCACCACCGACGACAAT cTGTACCTGGCACTGGCCCTCATCGCCGTGGTCGTGGTCACCGGCTGCTTTGGCTACTACCAGGAATTTAAGAGCACCAACATCATCGCCAGCTTCAAGAACCTGGTGCCCCAG CAAGCAACTGTGATCCGAGATGGGGACAAGTTCCAGATCAACGCAGACCAGCTGGTGGTGGGCGACCTGGTGGAGATGAAAGGCGGGGACCGAGTGCCAGCCGACATCAGGATCCTCCAGGCCCAGGGCTGCAAGGTGGACAACTCCTCGCTGACCGGAGAGTCCGAGCCGCAGACCCGCTCGCCCGAGTGTACACACGAGAGCCCCCTGGAGACGCGCAACATCGCCTTCTTCTCCACCATGTGCCTTGAGG GCACAGCACAAGGCCTGGTGGTGAACACGGGTGACCGCACCATCATCGGGCGCATTGCGTCGCTGGCTTCGGGAGTAGAGAATGAGAAGACCCCCATCGCTATTGAAATCGAACATTTTGTGGACATCATCGCAGGCCTGGCCATCCTCTTCGGCGCCACGTTTTTTGTGGTGGCCATGTGCATTGGTTACACCTTCCTGAGGGCCATGGTCTTCTTCATGGCCATCGTGGTAGCCTATGTGCCCGAGGGGCTGCTGGCCACTGTCACG GTCTGCTTGTCCCTGACGGCCAAGCGGCTGGCCAGCAAGAACTGTGTAGTCAAGAACCTGGAAGCCGTGGAGACACTGGGCTCCACGTCAGTGATCTGCTCAGACAAGACAGGGACCTTGACTCAGAACCGCATGACTGTGTCCCATCTCTGGTTCGACAACCACATCCACACGGCTGACACCACGGAAGACCAGTCAG GGCAGACGTTTGACCAGTCCTCGGAGACCTGGCGGGCGCTATGCCGCGTGCTCACCCTCTGCAACCGGGCGGCCTTCAAGTCGGGCCAGGACGCTGTGCCGGTGCCCAAG CGCATCGTGATCGGGGACGCGTCCGAGACGGCGCTGCTCAAGTTCTCGGAGCTGACCCTCGGCAACGCCATGGGCTACCGCGAGCGCTTCCCCAAAGTCTGCGAGATCCCCTTCAACTCCACCAACAAGTTCCAG cTGTCCATCCACACGCTGGAGGACCCGCGCGACCCCCGGCACGTGCTGGTGATGAAGGGCGCCCCCGAGCGCGTGCTGGAGCGCTGTAGCTCCATCCTCATCAAGGGCCAGGAGCTGCCGCTGGACGAGCAATGGCGGGAGGCCTTCCAGACTGCCTACCTtagcctggggggcctgggggaaCGCGTGCTCG GTTTCTGTCAGCTGTACCTGAGTGAGAAGGACTACCCGCCTGGCTATGCCTTCGATGTGGAGGCCATGAACTTCCCAACTAGTGGCCTGTGCTTTGCGGGACTTGTATCCATGATAGACCCGCCTCGGGCCACCGTCCCTGATGCTGTGCTCAAGTGCCGCACGGCGGGCATCCGG GTGATCATGGTGACGGGTGACCACCCCATCACGGCCAAGGCCATTGCAGCCAGCGTGGGCATCATTTCGGAGGGCAGCGAGACAGTGGAGGACATCGCCGCCCGCCTCCGGGTGCCTGTGGACCAAGTTAATAGGAA GGATGCCCGCGCCTGCGTCATCAATGGCATGCAGCTGAAGGACATGGACCCGTCCGAGCTGGTGGAGGCGCTGCGGACTCACCCCGAGATGGTGTTTGCTCGTACCAGTCCCCAGCAGAAGCTGGTGATCGTGGAGAGCTGCCAGAGACTG ggtgccATCGTGGCCGTGACCGGGGATGGGGTGAACGACTCCCCAGCCCTGAAGAAGGCCGACATCGGCGTGGCCATGGGCATTGCCGGCTCGGACGCTGCCAAAAATGCAGCGGACATGATCCTGCTGGATGACAACTTTGCCTCCATCGTGACAGGCGTGGAGCAGG GCCGGCTGATCTTTGATAACCTGAAAAAGTCCATCGCCTACACGCTGACCAAGAACATCCCCGAGCTGACGCCCTACCTCATCTACATCACCGTCAGCGTGCCCCTGCCCCTCGGGTGCATCACCATCCTCTTCATAGAGCTCTGCACCGACATT TTCCCGTCGGTGTCCCTGGCGTATGAGAAGGCGGAGAGTGACATCATGCACCTGCGCCCACGGAACCCAAAGCGAGACCGATTGGTCAACGAGCCCCTGGCTGCCTACTCCTACTTCCAGATCG GTGCCATCCAGTCATTTGCTGGCTTCACGGACTACTTCACGGCCATGGCCCAGGAGGGCTGGTTCCCGTTGCTGTGTGTGGGGCTGCGGCCGTACTGGGAGAACCACCACCTACAGGATCTGCAGGACAGCTACGGCCAGGAGTGG ACGTTCGGGCAGCGCCTGTACCAGCAGTACACCTGCTACACCGTGTTCTTCATCAGCATCGAGATGTGCCAGATCGCTGACGTCCTCATCCGCAAGACACGCCGCCTGTCTGCCTTCCAGCAGGGCTTCTTCAG GAACAGGATCCTGGTGATCGCCATCGTGTTCCAGGTCTGCATCGGCTGCTTCCTGTGCTACTGCCCCGGAATGCCCAACATCTTCAACTTCATGCCCATTCG GTACCAGTGGTGGCTGGTGCCCATGCCCTTTGGCCTCCTCATCTTCGTCTATGATGAGATTCGGAAACTTGGAGTTCGCTGTTGCCCAGGGA gctGGTGGGATCAGGAGCTCTACTATTAG
- the ATP4A gene encoding potassium-transporting ATPase alpha chain 1 isoform X1, which yields MGKAENYEMYSVELGPGPGGDMAAKMSKKKAGKGGGKKKEKLENMKKEMEINDHQLSVAELEQKYQTSATKGLSASLAADLLLRDGPNALRPPRGTPEYVKFARQLAGGLQCLMWVAAAICLIAFAIQASEGDLTTDDNLYLALALIAVVVVTGCFGYYQEFKSTNIIASFKNLVPQQATVIRDGDKFQINADQLVVGDLVEMKGGDRVPADIRILQAQGCKVDNSSLTGESEPQTRSPECTHESPLETRNIAFFSTMCLEGTAQGLVVNTGDRTIIGRIASLASGVENEKTPIAIEIEHFVDIIAGLAILFGATFFVVAMCIGYTFLRAMVFFMAIVVAYVPEGLLATVTVCLSLTAKRLASKNCVVKNLEAVETLGSTSVICSDKTGTLTQNRMTVSHLWFDNHIHTADTTEDQSGQTFDQSSETWRALCRVLTLCNRAAFKSGQDAVPVPKRIVIGDASETALLKFSELTLGNAMGYRERFPKVCEIPFNSTNKFQLSIHTLEDPRDPRHVLVMKGAPERVLERCSSILIKGQELPLDEQWREAFQTAYLSLGGLGERVLGFCQLYLSEKDYPPGYAFDVEAMNFPTSGLCFAGLVSMIDPPRATVPDAVLKCRTAGIRVIMVTGDHPITAKAIAASVGIISEGSETVEDIAARLRVPVDQVNRKDARACVINGMQLKDMDPSELVEALRTHPEMVFARTSPQQKLVIVESCQRLGAIVAVTGDGVNDSPALKKADIGVAMGIAGSDAAKNAADMILLDDNFASIVTGVEQGRLIFDNLKKSIAYTLTKNIPELTPYLIYITVSVPLPLGCITILFIELCTDIFPSVSLAYEKAESDIMHLRPRNPKRDRLVNEPLAAYSYFQIGAIQSFAGFTDYFTAMAQEGWFPLLCVGLRPYWENHHLQDLQDSYGQEWTFGQRLYQQYTCYTVFFISIEMCQIADVLIRKTRRLSAFQQGFFRNRILVIAIVFQVCIGCFLCYCPGMPNIFNFMPIRYQWWLVPMPFGLLIFVYDEIRKLGVRCCPGSWWDQELYY from the exons CCTGAGGCCGCCGCGTGGTACCCCCGAGTATGTCAAGTTCGCCCGGCAGCTGGCAGGTGGTCTGCAGTGCCTCATGTGGGTGGCTGCTGCCATCTGCCTCATTGCCTTTGCCATCCAGGCCAGTGAGGGTGACCTCACCACCGACGACAAT cTGTACCTGGCACTGGCCCTCATCGCCGTGGTCGTGGTCACCGGCTGCTTTGGCTACTACCAGGAATTTAAGAGCACCAACATCATCGCCAGCTTCAAGAACCTGGTGCCCCAG CAAGCAACTGTGATCCGAGATGGGGACAAGTTCCAGATCAACGCAGACCAGCTGGTGGTGGGCGACCTGGTGGAGATGAAAGGCGGGGACCGAGTGCCAGCCGACATCAGGATCCTCCAGGCCCAGGGCTGCAAGGTGGACAACTCCTCGCTGACCGGAGAGTCCGAGCCGCAGACCCGCTCGCCCGAGTGTACACACGAGAGCCCCCTGGAGACGCGCAACATCGCCTTCTTCTCCACCATGTGCCTTGAGG GCACAGCACAAGGCCTGGTGGTGAACACGGGTGACCGCACCATCATCGGGCGCATTGCGTCGCTGGCTTCGGGAGTAGAGAATGAGAAGACCCCCATCGCTATTGAAATCGAACATTTTGTGGACATCATCGCAGGCCTGGCCATCCTCTTCGGCGCCACGTTTTTTGTGGTGGCCATGTGCATTGGTTACACCTTCCTGAGGGCCATGGTCTTCTTCATGGCCATCGTGGTAGCCTATGTGCCCGAGGGGCTGCTGGCCACTGTCACG GTCTGCTTGTCCCTGACGGCCAAGCGGCTGGCCAGCAAGAACTGTGTAGTCAAGAACCTGGAAGCCGTGGAGACACTGGGCTCCACGTCAGTGATCTGCTCAGACAAGACAGGGACCTTGACTCAGAACCGCATGACTGTGTCCCATCTCTGGTTCGACAACCACATCCACACGGCTGACACCACGGAAGACCAGTCAG GGCAGACGTTTGACCAGTCCTCGGAGACCTGGCGGGCGCTATGCCGCGTGCTCACCCTCTGCAACCGGGCGGCCTTCAAGTCGGGCCAGGACGCTGTGCCGGTGCCCAAG CGCATCGTGATCGGGGACGCGTCCGAGACGGCGCTGCTCAAGTTCTCGGAGCTGACCCTCGGCAACGCCATGGGCTACCGCGAGCGCTTCCCCAAAGTCTGCGAGATCCCCTTCAACTCCACCAACAAGTTCCAG cTGTCCATCCACACGCTGGAGGACCCGCGCGACCCCCGGCACGTGCTGGTGATGAAGGGCGCCCCCGAGCGCGTGCTGGAGCGCTGTAGCTCCATCCTCATCAAGGGCCAGGAGCTGCCGCTGGACGAGCAATGGCGGGAGGCCTTCCAGACTGCCTACCTtagcctggggggcctgggggaaCGCGTGCTCG GTTTCTGTCAGCTGTACCTGAGTGAGAAGGACTACCCGCCTGGCTATGCCTTCGATGTGGAGGCCATGAACTTCCCAACTAGTGGCCTGTGCTTTGCGGGACTTGTATCCATGATAGACCCGCCTCGGGCCACCGTCCCTGATGCTGTGCTCAAGTGCCGCACGGCGGGCATCCGG GTGATCATGGTGACGGGTGACCACCCCATCACGGCCAAGGCCATTGCAGCCAGCGTGGGCATCATTTCGGAGGGCAGCGAGACAGTGGAGGACATCGCCGCCCGCCTCCGGGTGCCTGTGGACCAAGTTAATAGGAA GGATGCCCGCGCCTGCGTCATCAATGGCATGCAGCTGAAGGACATGGACCCGTCCGAGCTGGTGGAGGCGCTGCGGACTCACCCCGAGATGGTGTTTGCTCGTACCAGTCCCCAGCAGAAGCTGGTGATCGTGGAGAGCTGCCAGAGACTG ggtgccATCGTGGCCGTGACCGGGGATGGGGTGAACGACTCCCCAGCCCTGAAGAAGGCCGACATCGGCGTGGCCATGGGCATTGCCGGCTCGGACGCTGCCAAAAATGCAGCGGACATGATCCTGCTGGATGACAACTTTGCCTCCATCGTGACAGGCGTGGAGCAGG GCCGGCTGATCTTTGATAACCTGAAAAAGTCCATCGCCTACACGCTGACCAAGAACATCCCCGAGCTGACGCCCTACCTCATCTACATCACCGTCAGCGTGCCCCTGCCCCTCGGGTGCATCACCATCCTCTTCATAGAGCTCTGCACCGACATT TTCCCGTCGGTGTCCCTGGCGTATGAGAAGGCGGAGAGTGACATCATGCACCTGCGCCCACGGAACCCAAAGCGAGACCGATTGGTCAACGAGCCCCTGGCTGCCTACTCCTACTTCCAGATCG GTGCCATCCAGTCATTTGCTGGCTTCACGGACTACTTCACGGCCATGGCCCAGGAGGGCTGGTTCCCGTTGCTGTGTGTGGGGCTGCGGCCGTACTGGGAGAACCACCACCTACAGGATCTGCAGGACAGCTACGGCCAGGAGTGG ACGTTCGGGCAGCGCCTGTACCAGCAGTACACCTGCTACACCGTGTTCTTCATCAGCATCGAGATGTGCCAGATCGCTGACGTCCTCATCCGCAAGACACGCCGCCTGTCTGCCTTCCAGCAGGGCTTCTTCAG GAACAGGATCCTGGTGATCGCCATCGTGTTCCAGGTCTGCATCGGCTGCTTCCTGTGCTACTGCCCCGGAATGCCCAACATCTTCAACTTCATGCCCATTCG GTACCAGTGGTGGCTGGTGCCCATGCCCTTTGGCCTCCTCATCTTCGTCTATGATGAGATTCGGAAACTTGGAGTTCGCTGTTGCCCAGGGA gctGGTGGGATCAGGAGCTCTACTATTAG